A stretch of Canis lupus baileyi chromosome 7, mCanLup2.hap1, whole genome shotgun sequence DNA encodes these proteins:
- the POU3F2 gene encoding POU domain, class 3, transcription factor 2, protein MATAASNHYSLLTSSASIVHAEPPGGMQQGAGGYREAQSLVQGDYGALQSNGHPLSHAHQWITALSHGGGGGGGGGGGGGGGGGGGGGDGSPWSTSPLGQPDIKPSVVVQQGGRGDELHGPGALQQQHQQQQQQQQQQQQQQQQQQQQQRPPHLVHHAANHHPGPGAWRSAAAAAHLPPSMGASNGGLLYSQPSFTVNGMLGAGGQPAGLHHHGLRDAHDEPHHADHHPHPHSHPHQQPPPPPPPQGPPGHPGAHHDPHSDEDTPTSDDLEQFAKQFKQRRIKLGFTQADVGLALGTLYGNVFSQTTICRFEALQLSFKNMCKLKPLLNKWLEEADSSSGSPTSIDKIAAQGRKRKKRTSIEVSVKGALESHFLKCPKPSAQEITSLADSLQLEKEVVRVWFCNRRQKEKRMTPPGGTLPGAEDVYGGSRDTPPHHGVQTPVQ, encoded by the coding sequence ATGGCGACCGCAGCGTCTAACCACTACAGCCTGCTCACCTCCAGCGCCTCCATCGTGCACGCCGAGCCGCCGGGCGGCATGCAGCAGGGCGCGGGGGGCTACCGCGAGGCtcagagcctggtgcagggcgaCTACGGCGCGCTGCAGAGCAACGGGCACCCGCTCAGCCACGCTCACCAGTGGATCACCGCGCTGTcccacggcggcggcggcgggggcggcggcggcggcggcgggggcgggggcggcggcgggggcggcggcgacGGCTCCCCGTGGTCCACCAGCCCCCTGGGCCAGCCGGACATCAAGCCCTCCGTGGTGGTGCAGCAGGGCGGCCGCGGCGACGAGCTGCACGGGCCGGGCGCcctgcagcagcagcaccagcagcagcagcagcagcagcaacagcagcagcagcagcagcaacagcagcagcagcagcagcggccgCCGCATCTGGTGCACCACGCCGCCAACCACCACCCGGGGCCCGGGGCATGGCGcagcgccgcggccgccgcgcacCTCCCGCCCTCCATGGGAGCGTCCAACGGCGGCTTGCTCTACTCGCAGCCCAGCTTCACGGTGAACGGCATGCTGGGCGCCGGCGGGCAGCCGGCGGGGCTGCACCACCACGGCCTGCGGGACGCGCACGACGAGCCGCACCACGCCGACCACCACCCGCACCCGCACTCGCACCCGCAccagcagccgccgccgccgccgcccccgcaggGCCCGCCGGGCCACCCCGGCGCGCACCACGACCCGCACTCGGACGAGGACACGCCGACCTCGGATGACCTGGAGCAGTTCGCCAAGCAGTTCAAGCAGCGCCGGATCAAACTGGGATTTACCCAAGCGGACGTGGGGCTGGCGCTGGGCACCCTCTACGGCAACGTGTTCTCGCAGACCACCATCTGCAGGTTTGAGGCCCTGCAGCTGAGCTTCAAGAACATGTGCAAGCTGAAGCCTTTGTTGAACAAGTGGTTGGAGGAGGCGGACTCGTCCTCGGGCAGCCCCACGAGCATAGACAAGATCGCAGCGCAGGGGCGCAAGAGGAAAAAGCGGACCTCCATCGAGGTGAGCGTCAAGGGGGCTCTGGAGAGCCATTTCCTCAAATGCCCCAAGCCCTCGGCCCAGGAGATCACCTCCCTCGCGGACAGCTTACAGCTGGAGAAGGAGGTGGTGAGAGTTTGGTTTTGTAacaggagacagaaagagaaaaggatgaCCCCTCCCGGAGGGACTCTGCCGGGCGCCGAGGATGTGTACGGGGGGAGTAGGGACACGCCACCACACCACGGGGTGCAGACGCCCGTCCAGTGA